The Leishmania donovani BPK282A1 complete genome, chromosome 3 sequence CATCTCTCACCTATAAACTACACCccgccctgccgctgccgctgcggcccttctcctccgccttcacgCCTCCCAGCAGACACGTGCGCTTACTCCGGGCCATGTCCAGCGACTTCGAGACCCTCTCGTGCAACCTGGAGAGCAGTGAACCTCGGcggagacgctgccgcagcagcagcagcatcgggAGCGACTTTGACACGCTCGATGACCTTGTCGCCGACAacgatgcgcagctgctgcgccggctcgCGGTTCGCAACTCGGCTCccggcgcgtgtgctcgtcGTGCGCTCTCTGGTGACCACGCCAGTGCACACTCGGGTCGGCGTGAATCGGCCTTGTACGGCTACCGCGCTTACGGTGTGACGGGCGGAGTCGCAGCGACTTCGCCGGCTgcacgcggcggtggctgtggGAAGATGCCCCTCTTCACCAAGGGCCTCACCACCTGCTGCTCCCCACCTGCCACCGTTGCGCACACCAATGTCAAGAGCAAGGATAGCCTGGGCAACCTGGACGACGCTTTCACCGCCACGGTGGTGACCCCGCGCGCCCCAGGGGGGGGCGCCTCAtgggcaacagcggcagcggcgcccacggccaccgccgcccatGCCTCTGCGTTCCGTGGCAGGGAGCCAGCGTCGCCGGTCGAGCGCCAGGTGACATGTCCACCAGACACCAGCTCCCTCACTTCTGTCGCGAGCGCCGCGACCATGACTGCCTCTTCTACCACGCGTCGCACGCACGACTCAGCTAACGACGTTGACAGCTCCGAGGACGATGAaggagcggaggaggatCGGGCAGACCTCAAAGACGGCCACAccgtgcagcgccggcgtctAGCGCACGACGCATCGGTAGAGGCTGTAGCCTCACGTACTCCGCAGCCTACCTCGCGCGCCCCGCCCCACCACAATGCGCGGGACTTCGAAGGTTTCTACAACACGGGCTTGTTGCTggaggatgacgacgacgacgacgatgcaaCTGAGAGTGAGCTGAGTCGCCGTCCCGCTCGCGCGGTtgacagcgctgccgcaccatTTCCATCCGCGGCGCTCAACGCGAGTCTTTTCTACATGCACGGTTCAGCTggacgacgcggcagcgatgcaccTATCAGCTTTCGGCGCTCGCAGGCAGCCACTGCAACGCCAGGCCCCCACACCGAAGGGCACAGCAAGCGCCCCGCCTCACCGGCGTCTGTCAAGGCATCGACAGTCACCGCAGCGCGTCCTTTGTCCATCGCATCGCGACGCGAGGCAGCTGGCGAGCAGCTGTGTCGGTTGGCTGTGACGCTGCCCACCATGACGACGGTGCACTGGCTCTCGCTCGTCATCACTCTTCTCGTGCCAGTCAACCTGCTGTGCCTTGATGTGATGGCGCTGGGGTGGATACGGCGGCGCGTGGACGCGAGCTACGGCGGCGCATCTGCGTTGCCGTCATCTGGCCGGACCACCGCACCCACCTCATTGCGCGTGGTGAtctgtggtgctgcggggGTCTCGACCGGCGTCGCAGAAGCTCCGTCGTCGTGCGGGAACGACTCCGGGTTCACGTTCAACGTGGGCGCCACTACCttcacctccacctccggcggcggcggcggccgtggtggaagcgggagcagcagcagcagcggcagcactgccggcgccgacaaCCCACGAAGGGTCGACGCGAAAACGTCTTCGTTCTCGTCTGCGCACACGGTGCCTGCCCTGTGCAGCGTCATTCTGTGGCTCCTGGCCCCCAACGGGCTTCTCTGCCGACTTGTTATACACCGGCTCCGGCGACCCACTGGCGAAGCAGTCGCTGACGGCCATGAGCCGGAGGGCGAGTCTGTGGTGGACCTATCACCATCGTtggcagcaacagcagcagcaccgagcACGTCATCCCCACTGCAccgagcagcggcgtcaaGCACCGATGAGTATCGCCACTTAAGAGCGGAGTGGCAAGTGTGTTGCGACGTCTATGAGCGTGTGCGTCAGCTGGCACCGCAGCTGGAGGTGATTGAGCTCTTTATCCGGTACGCGTGTTTGTGGGTCATGCTGCACGCCCCCCTGCCGTGTGCGACAGTGGCGAGCGAGTGGACGGGCGCGTGGCTACTCAATTCGCCAGCGCCTGAAGAAGAgaaggcgatggcgccgaaCGGCAGCCACTGGCGCGCCGCGAACAGCGTCACCGCCTCGGTATTGCCGCGTCGTGCTGCGGACGTCATCGCGGCTGCCTGAGTGGAGGAAGTGAGGGAGGCAATCACACATAGTGGGCCGTTCTCCTCATCACGCATTCTCAGTGCGAGGGACCGTAAGAGAGGTaacgtgtgcgcatgtgcacgcgTAAGCGTGCACATCCACATGAGACAGTCTCCGAGCGATCACTCGTGTCTTCGTcgatgtttttttttttttgttttttttgaGGGGGTTGTTTGTTTTTCCCCCGCCTTTCTGCTTGTCGCGTTTTCGATCTCCCTCGCcggcctctctcccccctttccccttcccccggCACCCCCGTTTTGGGCGTGTGGTGTGTGTCGATGCGTAATGTGTTTTCCTCCGATTTCTCTTGCCGTCTCGCTGTTGCTGTCGTTCGTCATTGCAAGCCTCGTTCTGTTTTGTCTCTCTTcacgccgcgccaccaccaccgtcatcacacacacacatatatacaccgagagagagacacctCTACCTCCTGCCTGCCGCACCATTATCATAACCATCCCTCTGTGtcggtttgtgtgtgtgtgtgtgtgtgtcggaaGTTTGCTCGTagcctcttttttctttgcgtcGATTTGTTTTCCATGTCGTGTTGGCCTTCCCatgcgccctcccctcccctctcgtccgtgaggcacacacacacacgcatcaacacacgtgcacacacacacacacaacatatatatatatattaaTATGCACATGCCCCCGTTACGCCTGCATTCGCCTCTTACCCTCActcactcccctcccctccccccccaacacctctttctcttgctgctggggctgctgctTGATCCCTCCGTGTCTCgtgtgtgtacatgtgtgtgtgtgtgtgtttgtgtgtctgagCGCTGATCGTATctgacggtggtggcgacgcgACTATCATCGAAACCAAAAATGAGCTGCCGTGGCCTTCAAGAGCCTCACCGATTGGAAGCCTCAACGCCGTGTGCTCGCCCTCAActccctctctgcttctGTCCCCTTGACAGCCGCGAGGCACGCTCTCCCGCCTCCTCTAATCGCTTGTGGaccccacccacacctcACACGCCGAAGTACCCTGGCCGCGAAtactcgcacacacacatatatataggGCACACTGCCCACACCTCTCGCACCCCATCAAGAGCGAATGGGGCAGTACACACGCGACGAGTGGTCGctgtagcggcgctgcttcgctgcatACCCCCCGACGCCACGCGTCGCGctcggtgtgcgcgtgtcgggCTCGGGTCTGGATGGGCGGTTGCATGCTCACGGTCTGCGGACCCGATGGCGATGGGGTCTCCCTCGACGAGCGCACCCGCGTCTCCGTGCAGATCGCACCCGGGGACACCCTGGGGGACTTGGCGCAGACGCCTGCGACGACGGCTGCCGGAAGCGCAGGGCTTGTCGGCGCCGGATGCAGGCAACGGTGGCGCACCGGGCACATGTAACGATGGCAGCGTAGTGGGCCGTcgagcggcgccaccaccaagAGGCGGGGCAGCGGGAGGCGCACATTGCACAGCCAGGCTGCCTTTCTTCACGCAGCATGTGGTGAGCATCGAGCAGgaggcacggcagcagccacgggCTCAGGTAGAGCGATGTCCGCGGCGGGCACACAGCGCCTTCGAAGGTCGGGCTCAACGGGCTACCGCGTGAGCCCCAAGACTCCTAGATGCGGCGACGCGTGTTCTCGCCGGCGGCCCGGCAGTGGATCAGCCGGAACTCCGTGCcccgaggggaggggggcgcgtgacggtggcggttCGCATCGGCAGCGCCCGTGGATCCGCCCCGTGCCGCTTTTTGGGCGAGCAGTTGGCCACCTGGACGCTGTATACATCCGTCGGTGTCACCGTTGACCACGGTCAGCAGACGGTGCAACGGGGCCCGACGTTTCTGTGACACCTTCGCGATCACCCTCGATGGGatgcgatggcggtggcgtaCATGGAGCGGCTTGTGTCGAGGCTTCTCCAGGCATCGAGTGTCACGGGCGTCCCAGCGCATGGGTGCCGTTGGGCGGCCTAGTGAGTACGCCGCTGtttgccgtcgctgcaccgTTGCCTCCTGCAGGGCGCAAGGCTGGCCCGTCTGCCAACCTCGGTGACATGTGAGCGGGAAGTTTGGAtggggaaagagggggcTTTGGGAAGCCGCGCGGTCGCACCCCTGAGATGTGTGCTGCCGGGAGCGGTCCTTGTATCGGACGTGTTGTTGCTCGGATGGGGTGCCATGTTGTTTCGCCCCCACGAGTGGGAGGGGTCGCTGCATCCGGGGGCCGGTGGAAGTgccgctccccccccctctctttaATCCGCTCTGCTCTCTCATCAGCCCCACTAACGTGCATAcacgtgcgtgtatgcgtgtgtgtgccgacgCGAGCGGGAGAAAGGGGAACGAAGTGGACCGGCACGGTGAAGACAAGCGGAACGACGTCGATGGCGTCACCTGCGCAGGCCTAGCCACCAACACGCAGCGGGATTGAAGCGGCTCGCTGGCATCGTCCTGTCCACTTCGGCTCACGACcctcagacacacacacatacgcacgtgCGCTTGGCTGTTAGCACCCTTCACTCGCCcacctgcgcctctctcctctctccatcttctCCGTGTCTCTGCCGACGCGCGTCATCGCCGAGGAACTCAGCCAGTCGTCACACGGACTCACGCTTTTCTCTGTCGACTTCGAGCACCTGTACACGCTTGGCagcacaccggcacacaaGCCATGGAGGTGATTGCCACGGCGCACGGCGGGCCTGAGGTGCTCACGGTTCGTCCGTCCTCGCACACTCCTGACGCAACGCAGCTGGAGGGGGGTCAGGTGCTGGTGCGCAACGCCTACGCTGGCGTGAACTTCATTGACACCTACTTCCTTAGCGGCCTTTATAAGAAGCCGGCAATGCCGTACGTcgtgggcgaggagggcgcagGTGCAGTCGTCAAGgtcggcgccggtgtgccGGAGACGATGCTCGGAAAGCGTGTCGCCTATTTTGGTGGTGCCGGCTGCACTGGCAGCTACGCCGCCTTCACAGTGGCGCCAGCGTCTGCGCTGCGTGAAGTGCCGGATGAGGTGAcggacgcggaggcggcggcagtgatgTGCCAAGGCCTGACGGCGCACTATCTGGTGGACTCCAGCTACCCGTGCGGCCCGGGCTCGACGGTGGCagtgcacgctgccgccggtgggACGGGGCTTCTTGTGTGCCAGATGGCGAAGCTGCGCGGAGCGCGCGTGATCGGCCTCTGTGGCGGcgcggagaaggcgacgctggcgaggTCGGTAGGCCGCGCGGACGTGGTGATCGACTACGTGGCGACGCCGGATTgggcgccgctggtgcgcgcggccgcgccgcaggGCGTCGACGCAGTGTACGACGGTGTGGGCCAGGCGACCTTTGCCGGCAGCCTAtcggtgctgcggccgcgcggCTACATGATCACCTTCGGCAACGCgagcggcgctgtgccgccagTTTCGCCAATGGAGCTGTCGCGCGCGGGCAGCGTGTACCTGCAGCGGCCGACGCTGGGCGACTTTATGCGCACTCCCGAGGaagtgcagcgccgcacctcCGAGGTGTTTGGGTGGGTGGCGTCGAAGCAGGTGCAGCTGACGATCGGCCATGAGTACCCGTTGCATGAAGCGGCACAGGCGCTCACGGACCTGCAGTCGCGCAAGACAACGGGCAAGCTGCTGTTGAAGTGCATTGACTGAGAAGAAGCGGATGCAgtaggtgtgcgtgtgcgtgtgtgtgcgtgtgtgcgtgtgtgcgcgtgtgtgtgcgtgtgtgtgcgtgtgtgcgtgtgtgcgcgtgtgtgtgcgtgtgtgcgcgtgtgtgcgcgcgcgctcaaAGAGATATCATGTGCCCCCTTCTGTGCGCCATCGACAGCGTGTTTCGCCACACGTGCAGCAAGCGGTTTTAGTGCTCTGCGGCGTGTGCCCCGGCGTTGGCTGCGGCCCGTTCTCGCCTCGTCTcttcgcacacacgcaggtgCACAttcctcccccgccccctctctctctccctccctcccttcgctgtgtgcgcgctcgcACCTCGCCTCCGGCCCTGCATCTACCCACTCCTTCACCCTgcttcgccccctcccttgcAGCCGAAGGAAAGTCGCGGAATCCATATCGCggtcgcacacacacacacacaccacaagGGCCCACTGTGAAGCGGGATGAAGCTGCTGAAGTTCGTGAACAGCGACGCCCCGCACACGCTGGTggatgtgcagctgcgcaaccAACGCCTTTGGTTCCCATGCAGAAACGGcaacgcggcggtggcggcgaagagcTGGACCCTCAATGCCGCATCACCCACATCACTTTCCGGGGGCTACTGGCTTctggacgacgacgacaagcCAATCTGCGAGATTACCGACGTGCTGCTCGCGCTGCCCGAGACGGCGGCCAACGcggccggcagcagcggcaccttcGCCCCACGCGGGGTAACGGACAAGGACGTCGACGGCATCGACTTCCGCAGCAAGATGGGGCGGCAGATGGAGCGGGAGCGCGCCACTTACGGTGCCACCTCGAAGACCGCGACCAAGTCAGCACGGACGATGATGAACGCCGAGGAGGTGACGGAGAAGAAGCACGAGCGCATGaagcgcgagcgcgaggCTGTTGCCGAAGCGATAGAGGACAACGACGCGAGCGTGATGGAGCCGCGcaagaaggagaggaagcACTCGAAGAAGTAGCAACGGAGACCCACGTGCACGCATCCACGGTCGGCATGTGGCGTtgagtctgtgtgtgctgtgtcCGCTCTTGTCTTCTGTGTGGCGCGGTGTACACACCTTTACAGGGCGGAGAGGGGCGAGATGAAGCGGTGCATGGTCGCTGGTGGCCGTATCTGCTGTGGTGATGTATCTCTGTGTAACTCATCTGGCtgaggtgctgccgctcttcctcgtcctccgcctTCGCTAGCACTTCACGCCAacgcacccacccaccgccgtctgcacacacgcccccATGCGCCTGATGGCTTCGCTTAGCCGAGCGACGGATGAGGGAGGGTAGAGCGGAGGACAAGAaatgcagcagcggaggggaaacggtggaggagaaggtggcCATCACGCATGTGGTTTGCGGGCTTGACTGTCCTCTCACCGCAAACGCATCAGCCGCGTAATGGTGGGGCTCGCGCATCGTTACGCTACCCACGTGCTCCGTGCGCGACCctcgcgcgcatgcgcacgcgcaagcTCAGTAGAAGTGGTGGAGAAACAAGgctagagagagagacagtgCACAGTTGCAACGGCGACCAACCTCCACGTAAGATTCGGTCATCATGGCGAGGCGTGCACGCCTGTCGGATGCTCGCCGCATgcgtctgtgtatgtgtgacTGCGGCGCCATCACGCAATTCGCGCCCACGCGTAATACTGCACGCTTCTTCatcgcacgtgcacacgcacacgcacgcgacaGTCGTCTGTAACGCAGCGACGAACTATTTTTTTTAAGCCGCGTTTTCGCGccacataaaaaaaaaattaaAAACATTGGAGACATCACAACGAaggccggtggcggcggaggccaCAAGGGCCTACGAGCACGTTGCGGCATCGTCGGGGCGCTGCCCGCCGTCTCTCCACTCCATTCACCCCCcccgtctcctcctcctcctcctctctccgcgcctcgtgcggggggaggggggatggggTGCGCAGAGACgggccggtggcggcaggcgaagagagaggtgaggtGGAGGGACCACGAGGATAGCTCCGCCAACCACGCAGAGCATGTTGTCTTCGGCGAAGGGTGCGTCTGCGATGAGCCTCatgctcctctgcctctgcaTCCGTCCTTCCTTTCCGTGTCCCTTCCACTCTTACGGGGTGTCcctgtgtctgcgtgcgcgatGCTGTTTCGTGAATGCAACGCTCGAAGTATATCGAAgagctgcacacgcacgcacacacacacgcacggctctctctctctgtgtcgccgccccgcccccatcatcatcaccacCATTGCCGTTGCCGTACCGAGCGGGGGTAAGCAAGGAGAGCGAGTTGCGTGAGTGGGTGGGAGATGCTGCCCCAGCAACTTCATCGACTTAGCTCTTGATGGGGGCAGCAGTACGCGCCAACGCATTCCACGTCGTCACACATCACTGGTACGCATACACAATCTTGACGTCATAGAACCGATCAGGATAGAGAACGAGGGAGACGCATCTTCCGTGggcgcacagacgcacgtcGGCGCGTGCTGCCTCCATCCTTCCATCCCCTCCACTTCGCGGCACGATGCCCCGCGTCGGCCCCTATCAGATACCCTTCCCCTATGCGCCATATCCGCTGCAGGAACATGCCATGACAGCACTCCGCGACTACCTTGAACAGCATCGAGGGGGCGATCACACGGAGTGCACAAGCACTCGATGCCGGGCGAGCCACGCCGCGTCAGCCACAGTGTCGTGGACTTCGCCGCCCCCATCGCCCACGGTAGCATCTACCAGCGGTATTAGAAGCTTTTCATCTCGCGTAGCGGTGCTCGAATCGCCGACCGGCACCGGCAAGTCGCAGATGCTGCTGAACAGCGTCCTCTCGTATCTCTTCGATCCTGTTGAAGACGCTAAGGATGTTGACGGAACagagagcgcgagcggcagcagcgtagTTGCTGAGCCACCTGCTGCGATGGCGACCGCTTCTGCTCATGAGTCGGAAAGGGCCGCTCTGAGTCATTCCCCGCCCTCACCGACTCTGGAAGAAGTGCTCCGTCAACGACAGCTGGAGGAAGAGATGGTGCAGGTGCGTCgagagcggcgcgcacgcgttcgcgcgcagcggcggcagatTCGGCAGGCCCGCAAGCTCATGCGcttccagcagcagctgaccAACAGCGGTGACGAGCACGACTTTCTGCTCACACAAGACCCCCTCGCGTGGTATGCAGAGCAGCTTCCAATGATGAAGACGGGGCTCCGTGGTGACGACCTCATAGACCTCCGCAGCGCAAGCTCACTCTCTTCGTCTTCGTCATCATCATCCTCGTCCTCATCCGCGAGtgatgacgatgacgacgcggAGGCCCAGCTTGAGATGGCGCTCTCAACACTCATTCCACTGCGCAAGCCGAAGGTCTACTTTGCCagccgcacccacacgcagctgcagcagctgatggaggatctgcagcgcaccgccttTGCCCGGCTACCGCTgcgaccgcggcagcgcaaaATCGAGCCGCTGGAAAGCGCAGCTGGGCGAACTGCGGGAGAGGTGATGGGGGCTAACAACACAGATGACCGTGTTACCTCTTCAAAGTCCTTGGGCTCTCCTACCCATGCGTgtcctccagcggcagcatcaccACCAAAGCCttcgcgacagcagcagccgcgccgtctCACAGCCGTACACGTGGCTGGCAGACCGCACCTCTGCTTGAACGCAGCCCTGCGTCGCAAGGCTGGCGGCAACAATGACCGCCTGAACTACTACTGCCGTGAGGCCATGCACTTCGAGCGCTCGAAGCAGGGACGGCAGTACCGGCGCCAGAAGCAAGAGCACCCGCAACATCAGCCGCCTCACCTCACCGGCAGCCCTGCCGTACGCAACATCGAAGATGCCACTGGGGTGCAGCAACAGCTGGAGGACGACAAGGGATGCGTGTACTGTGTCGAGTCGCACCTTCGCTCCTTGATGACGTACCTGCGTGACGAACAGCACCGTGCGGATGCGGCCACAGAccccgccgacgccgccagcggcggtgccagtgCTTCCGGCAACGGTGGCCCGCACTCTTCAGTCTACACCATGGACCGCCTTCGGCGACTGggggcggagctgcaggcgtgcCCGTACCTCGccacgcgcctcctcctccgggGAGCCGACGTGGCATTTATCCCGTACGGCTACGTCCTCGACGAGGGCCAGCGAGCGGTGCTtctcggcggcgcagcaacaaacccggcgacggcagcagaggcggcggcgctctttGCGACGCCCAGTCGATCCACCCCGGCGACtgagggtggcggcgcctTGCAAGACGATGCCGCACCGCACAGCCCCCCGTCCCTCGGCACCGTTCTCTATCATCGGCGCCAGCGTGTcacggccacggcggccttcaggcggcgacggcagcagcagcgtggtGCCGATGTGAACGGGggcgacgaagaggaggatgcgATATGGAGTACgatggcgcgcagcgcaccgccttCCCTTTGCGGGGACATCTTCGTATTCGACGAGGCGCACAACATCGCCGATCACTGCCGCTcggccagcgccgtcaccgtcgccccATGGCATCTCCTGCTTGCTCGACGGCTCTTCGAGACGTACCTGGCGCGTTACGCGTCGCGACTGCTGACGCGCAACAAGCAGCGGCTTCGCGAGCTGGTCCATTTTCTTAGCAAGCTGTTGGGCTTCTGCGAGCGCGCAGACTCTGCTGCCGTCTtcggggagggtgggggcggagaaggcgacgTCGCACCATCGCTCTCAGCGCCGTCATCACCACTCGCGCGACTCCCCCAGccatcgacgacgactcTGGCaaccgccacgcacacgcgtgtcCTACCCTTCCACGCATTTCTCTTCGATGCCGGCATCGACAGCGTCGACGTGTACGCGTTCCTGACCTTCCTGGTCGACTCGCAGCTGTTGATGAAGCTGCAGGGGTTCGTCTCCTACACACTGgatgcggagctgcagcaggaaaAAGAGTCGGtctcgacagcgacgagagcGATGACGATCGCCAGCGGCAcggacggcagcgcaggctCGACGGCTGGCatgaagcggcagcgtggcagcggcgtcggtgtAGGCGTCAGCGATGCGCGCAATaaggcacagcggcagcggcgcctgtTGGCGTCTCTTGACCTTCCCGACAATCACAAGAAGATAGCTGAGGACGAAGTTGCACCTCcccgcctctttctcgcgGAATACctctcgcagcagctgcagccggccGGTgtggcgatgacggcggcagcgtacgcaggcgcagccgccCCGCCTGACCCCGTGCAGCTACGCGCGTTGAcggccgaggcgctgcagtgcgtCGAGCGACTTCTCTGTGCACTGTACGTCTCCGACACCACCTCGACGAGGGTGCTGTGGACGCCGCCATCCTTGTCACCAGTGTCACCGGCACGGCCCGCAGGTTGCGCCGCGCGACAGGGGGCACTGAAGATTATACAGCTAGAGCCTGGTATGTACACCTTCGCCCCACTGGTGCTGGAGGCGAGGGCTGTGGTGCTGGCCGGCGGCACAATGCAGCCGCTGGCCTTTACATgtgggccgctgctgcccgcgcAGGCAATGATTGGTAGCGACGCTGGCGTTGATTTTGGCACCGCGAACAAGAGTGAGCGAGGGGCCGTAGAGGTGACTGTTGAAGGaatcggcggcagcgactaCGCTCACCGCATCGGCGCATCGTTGcagggcggtgctgcacccGCGCCTGGCCCGTCTGCCTTTCACCTCATCTCCGAGGGCCACGTCGTGCCATCGTCGTCAGTGCAAGTATGGGCCCTCGGTGCCGGACCAAGCGGACTTCGGATGGAGCTCAGCCAGCAGGCGCTCGGTCTTCGAAGCGATGCCGCAAGTACGTCCAACGACACCGGCTCTCCACGCATCGGTGTCAGCAGCATCATCAGCCCACACGCCCACCGTGTGCTAGCGGAGGTGGGGTGCACGCTGCTAAACCTCGCCCGAGTGCTTCCGCCCGCTGGCGCCATCTGCTTCTTCACGTCGTACGACGTCATGGACACCGTCGTGGCCGTGCTGGAGAGCACTGGCTACTACGCTCAGATCAACGACGTAAAGCGAATCTTCAAGGAGAcgcgcaacggcggcggcggcggagggcgggGCACCGCCAACGGAGCAgacggaggtggcggcgaggccATCGCAGAGCTTCTGCGCGAGTACCAGGAGTGGATCAGCGGTGAACCTGACAatcacggcgctgctgagcgtgCGCCGGGACCGTCGTCGACTACCGCGTCCTCGTCTGTCTGTACAGCTGCCGCAtcccagcagcggcagaagtCGTCTCGTCACGGTGCCTTCTTGTTCGCCGTCATGGGAGGTCGCCTGTCGGAGGGGATCAACTTCGCCGATGACCTcggccgcgccgtcgtcgtgctTGGCATGCCGTATGCGAACCCCACCGACGTGGAGCTGCAGATGAACCTAAAGCACATTGTCGCGACACGGCTAAGGACGAACGCCGACGCGGATCGTCGCGGTATGCGTGGGACGGCAGGTTCAGCATCCACGCCCTCGCCCACATCCTCGTCTCCGTTCACGTGCGCAGAGGAGTGGGGTTTGTAC is a genomic window containing:
- a CDS encoding DNA repair helicase, putative → MLLNSVLSYLFDPVEDAKDVDGTESASGSSVVAEPPAAMATASAHESERAALSHSPPSPTLEEVLRQRQLEEEMVQVRRERRARVRAQRRQIRQARKLMRFQQQLTNSGDEHDFLLTQDPLAWYAEQLPMMKTGLRGDDLIDLRSASSLSSSSSSSSSSSSASDDDDDAEAQLEMALSTLIPLRKPKVYFASRTHTQLQQLMEDLQRTAFARLPLRPRQRKIEPLESAAGRTAGEVMGANNTDDRVTSSKSLGSPTHACPPAAASPPKPSRQQQPRRLTAVHVAGRPHLCLNAALRRKAGGNNDRLNYYCREAMHFERSKQGRQYRRQKQEHPQHQPPHLTGSPAVRNIEDATGVQQQLEDDKGCVYCVESHLRSLMTYLRDEQHRADAATDPADAASGGASASGNGGPHSSVYTMDRLRRLGAELQACPYLATRLLLRGADVAFIPYGYVLDEGQRAVLLGGAATNPATAAEAAALFATPSRSTPATEGGGALQDDAAPHSPPSLGTVLYHRRQRVTATAAFRRRRQQQRGADVNGGDEEEDAIWSTMARSAPPSLCGDIFVFDEAHNIADHCRSASAVTVAPWHLLLARRLFETYLARYASRLLTRNKQRLRELVHFLSKLLGFCERADSAAVFGEGGGGEGDVAPSLSAPSSPLARLPQPSTTTLATATHTRVLPFHAFLFDAGIDSVDVYAFLTFLVDSQLLMKLQGFVSYTLDAELQQEKESVSTATRAMTIASGTDGSAGSTAGMKRQRGSGVGVGVSDARNKAQRQRRLLASLDLPDNHKKIAEDEVAPPRLFLAEYLSQQLQPAGVAMTAAAYAGAAAPPDPVQLRALTAEALQCVERLLCALYVSDTTSTRVLWTPPSLSPVSPARPAGCAARQGALKIIQLEPGMYTFAPLVLEARAVVLAGGTMQPLAFTCGPLLPAQAMIGSDAGVDFGTANKSERGAVEVTVEGIGGSDYAHRIGASLQGGAAPAPGPSAFHLISEGHVVPSSSVQVWALGAGPSGLRMELSQQALGLRSDAASTSNDTGSPRIGVSSIISPHAHRVLAEVGCTLLNLARVLPPAGAICFFTSYDVMDTVVAVLESTGYYAQINDVKRIFKETRNGGGGGGRGTANGADGGGGEAIAELLREYQEWISGEPDNHGAAERAPGPSSTTASSSVCTAAASQQRQKSSRHGAFLFAVMGGRLSEGINFADDLGRAVVVLGMPYANPTDVELQMNLKHIVATRLRTNADADRRGMRGTAGSASTPSPTSSSPFTCAEEWGLYMDSMMRTVNQCIGRCIRHAGDYATIILLDARYTERPDARRRVSAWLQPSMRVAQTFGQCFSGVREFFAERQPKG
- a CDS encoding quinone oxidoreductase, putative, whose translation is MEVIATAHGGPEVLTVRPSSHTPDATQLEGGQVLVRNAYAGVNFIDTYFLSGLYKKPAMPYVVGEEGAGAVVKVGAGVPETMLGKRVAYFGGAGCTGSYAAFTVAPASALREVPDEVTDAEAAAVMCQGLTAHYLVDSSYPCGPGSTVAVHAAAGGTGLLVCQMAKLRGARVIGLCGGAEKATLARSVGRADVVIDYVATPDWAPLVRAAAPQGVDAVYDGVGQATFAGSLSVLRPRGYMITFGNASGAVPPVSPMELSRAGSVYLQRPTLGDFMRTPEEVQRRTSEVFGWVASKQVQLTIGHEYPLHEAAQALTDLQSRKTTGKLLLKCID